The window GAAGAACCCCACGAATACGAGCGAAAAGGCATAGGTATAGATGATGGTGGCCCGGAATATCTCGTGGTCCACATTGCTCAGGGTCTGTTCCCGGAACAGCCCGAGCACAGAAAGCGTGAAAATACTCATGAGCCAAGGGCCGGAGGAAATGAGCGCGGCGTACAGGTAGGCGCCCAGTTCGTTCAGGTAGGACCCCTTGCCGAGTATGCGTCGCAGTTCGAAGCCTATTCCCGCCATGATTCCTCCTTTCCAGAAGGACCGGTGCCGCCGGGGCCGGACCAGTCGGGATGCTCCATGAGTTCCCTGTACAACGTGTCATAACGGGCATTGAGAGCAGATTCGCTGTAAAAACGGGCGATACGCTCCCTGCCGGCGTGGGTCATGCGGCTGCGGGTTCTGCTGTCGCCAAGTATGCTTATGATGCCGTTGGCGGTTTCTGCCGGGTTGGCAACGCGGGTCACAATACCGGAGAGGCCGAGCGAGCGGTCTTCGGCTACGCGTCCTTCAAGCAGTTCGCGGCACGCGCCTACGTCGGATGCCACAACGGGAATGCCGGCGCAGTTGGCTTCCATGACGACCAGAGGTTGCGCCTCGCTGATGGAGGTCAGCACCACGAGATCGAGTTTCGGGTAGTATTCGCGGACGTTGACACGGCCAAGGAAGGATACCGCGTGCTCAAGCTGCAGTACTTTGACCAAATCAACGCATTCTTCATAATACGCTTCGTCCTCTTCAGTCGGCCCCATGATCCAGAACTGCACGTTGCTCATCTTCAGCGATACAGCCTTGCAGGCACGGATGAAGGTCTTCACATCCTTGATGGGAACCACGCGGCCTACAAAGCCGACAGTAAAGGTTTCCTGTGTTTCAGACGGGTAGTCGGCGGGTTTCAGGTGCCGGAACCCGTCAATGTCAATGCCGTTGGGGATAACCTCCGTCCTCCAAGGGTCCGCGCCATCCTTGAGTTGTATCTGCCTGTTGCCTTCATACAGGGTGACGACGCGCTCGGAGTAGCGGTAGGCAATTCTGCCCAGAGCGTAAAATGTTTTGACCCAGAGCTGCTGGTACAGGCCCAGATCCTTTTGCACCCGCAGGCGTTCATCTTCCTTCTGCGGCAGCGATTCGGACTGGGCTATCTCGATTTTTCGTTCCTTCGTATAGATGCCGTGCTCGGTGAGCAGGAGCGGCCGCGCCTGTGTGATGCGTGCCACAGCGCCAATAAGGCCCGCGTAGCCCGTGGAAACGGAATGGTAGACGCGTGCCTTGGGCAAGTCCACACCAAGGGCTTTGAACATGGGCAGGTGCGTAAACCTGTATGTCCAGAAATAGTTCATGAACGGGGCGTCGGGTACGTTGGTCTGCACCTGTTCGACGAGAAATTCCCATGCCTTCGGGCCGTGCATGAGTTCCCACAGGGGGTAGCGGTCATTCTGGAACGCATCAATGATGGCTTTGAGATCGTCGTGCGAAAGAGTGCCTATGGCTTTGTGGAACGATCTGATCTCTTCCATGTGCTTCTTGCTGAACCGTTTGAAAAGCTTGCGGCGAGGCTTCTCCACGTCATGAATATAGAGCACCTTGGGTGGCAGAAAATTATCCGGCAGCTCATATTTGTAGGGATGCTGTTCCTTTTCGGAAGGCAGAATGCAGAGCGCTGTGAAGGTGAGGTCCGGCAACCCCTTGATGAGGTTGTGCACCCATGAGGATACCCCCCCCGCGACAAAGGGGTACGAGCCTTCCAATATGAAGCATACGTCAGCTGTCATGCCCGTGCTCCCGCAGGGCCTTTGGATGGCTGATCCTGCTGGGCCCAGAATACATAGAGGGCCCGGTTGAATTCATCGGAGTCGCGGGTGTCGGGTTTGTTGACCCGCATGGTGTACATCTCGCGCCGAAGCTGTTGCCAGTCGCGCATGTCATAGTACACCCAGCAACGGCCCAGTCTCCCTTCCAGATGGGTTTCCGGATAATCGAGTGCGAAGGAGAAGGTGTTCAGTGCGGCGGTGTGATCCTTCAGTTCTATGCATATTTTGCCGATCTCGATGTGCGTTGCGTAATCCTGTTTTTCCTTGTCCAGATACTGCCGGAACAGCTTGCGGGCCTCTTCAAGGTAGTAGGTCTTCATGCTGGCTTCCGGCAAACCGCTGTGGGCATAGTCGCGGCAGGTGACTGCATAGTCCCGGATTGCCCTGCTGTCGCCGGAGGCGGCCAGTTCTTCGGCCTTTTCAAGTCGTTCCATGGCGTCTTCTTCCAGTTGGGAGAGCGCCGTGTGGGCAAAGAAGCGTACTTCCGTGGAAACATCGGAAAGGCTTTCCTTCAGCAGTCTTATGGCACGCGGGCTTTTCATGCGTTTGAGCAGCATGATGGCACCACGCTTCAGGTCTTCGTCTCCTCCCAGAAGGATGTCCACAATGGGCTGCGTGGCGAGTTCCTCCCGCAGAAGATCGTCCATGGAGCGCCGGATGGCGACCTCATCCTCGGCGCTGAGTTTCAGCGTATCCCTGTCGAAGTCGTGCGCAAGTCCTTGGGAGTGTACGAACCGTCTGGTGATGGCTATGGTCAGGGGCATGCCCACAATGCCGATTACAGGCAGAAACAGGGCAATCAGCCCGGTGAGCTTGGGCAGATACCAACCAGCGCCCGGAAAGCTGTCCGGTTTGTAGGCATAGAACAGGGGCAGGGCGGATGATGCAAGATGCAGTGCGGCTGCAAATATCCATTGGCGGGGCGTGGGGGGAATGGATTCAAGCAGTACGAAGCAGGCAGCTCCTTCAAGGGCCATGGCGACAAGGCACACAACCAGAAGGAATGTGTAGGCCCGGGTGCGCTGCCGTCTCTTCCTGATATGTTCGTTTGTGAGATCAGGCTGCGATAACGGCGTCATGAATGTCCTCCGTCACTGCTGCCAGAAGTTCGTCCATATCATTAGTAGCAGCCGTCATGGCTGCCGTTCCGACCCGCAGAGCCATGAGGTTTGCTTCAAGTTCAAAGCTCATGATGACAAGGGCCTGATATGCACGGGCGATGTTGTTCACCACCACCTTGGCCCCCTGCAGGGGGGTGGTGGGCAGCACGACAACAAAGGCCCCCGGTTGTTCATGCAGGAAGACAAGATCAATATTGCGCAGATGCGACTGCACCACGGCGGCAAAGGCGATAAGCGTTGCCTGCTGTTCCTCCGGAATGCGCTCGGTAAACCCCGGAATTTCGAGATGAATCAGGGAAAGCTCAAGGCCGTACCGCTTGGCACGCTGGAATTCCTCGTTCAGACGGCGGCGCAGATATTTGTAGTTATATACGTCCGCGATTTCGTCAGTGATGAGTTTTTCCTTTGTGCTCCGGTGGAGCAGGGCGTTTTCAAGGCTTGCTCCGCACCAGTCGGCGATCAGTTCCACCATGCGTATGGAGGCGGGGTTGAACTTGAGGAACGGCATCCGTTCAACAACCAAAACTCCCACGGCCTCAAGCCCGCTGCTGGAGAGCACCGGAGCCGCGATGAGCATGCCTGCGTTGTCGGATTCGTTGCGCAGGGCAGCATCGATGGTGACGGCTTTGCGTTCCTTGTAGACGGTGTAGAGCGGTTCCGTTTCCGGTCCCAGAATGCCTTTGGGGCGGGGTGAGGTTGTGCGTTTCGAGGCCTTCAGTTGGAACGAGTTGTTTTCCATTATGTAGATGGAACACTCCTCCACATCGAGATACTGGCGCAGCAGATCGAGAATGGCCATGTAGATGGAGTCCGCATCAAGGGTGCGCAACGCCTGAGCCGCCTCATAGATTGTGCTGAGGGTGTGCTCCTGCGAGAATATGCGCGTATCCATCTCCACTTTGGCCTGTTCAAGGGTTTGGAGCTCCCTCTTCTGTTCGTCAGCGACTTGGAGGCTTTCCTTGAGAGTGGTCTGCACGGCGTCCAGTTCCCGCATGTGTCCCTGACGGATTTCACCCAGAGCCATGCCGGTAACCCAGAACAACAGCGGCGGGCCCCATAGTTCAATGGAGTGCAACTCCAGCAGGGAGATATCCGGAATGGTAGCCGTCTTGAACAGCAAATAGAGCATGCCGGACATGAAACCGGCGAAGAAGCCGGGGAAAAAGCCGTAGCGCACGGCAATAAGAATCACCACTATCCAGTAGGGATGCGGCTGTACTTTCATGAACCCTATGTCGGTCTTGAACAGCAGTACGTTCAAGACCGTGATGAGCATGAGGCCCAGCAGAGTCTCTACAATATAGATCAGGCGGCCCTTGCCGGATTCCGCTTTCGGATTGAGTCGGGTTACTGCCATGGTGTTCTAGAACCGGAAGATTATGGATGAGGTGATGGCCTTGGCTTCTCCGCCGCCAGCCTGTCCCGTGTCGCTACTGTATTCCGCGCCAACATCGATATCAGCCCGTTCTCCCAGCCGTATGCGCAGGCCTGCGCCTGCGTTGTAGACAGGGGAGAGGCGGAACACATCATACCCCGCCGAACCGAATGTACGCAACCCGATATATTCATTGTACCAATGAAGCATGTCGAGCCTCAGCGTATGGATGTCTTCCTTGTCCACCAGATCCACGGGACGATCGGCGGGATCGCTTTGTCTGTAGTGCTGGCGGGTTCTGGTAAAGATGTAGGATGCCGAGATGTCGGGCAGATAGCGGATGCTGCGGGTGAGGGCGAACTCTTCACGCTCCTGCCATGAGTAACCGGAATTGTTTTCCAGTGAATAGCGCTGAGCCCCTGCTGAGGCGCTCATGGTCCAGAAATCGTTCAGGGCTTTCTCATATCGCGCCGTATAGGTGTCGGTGGTACCCTCTCTGTCCACCGCATCCAGTGTGGAGAGCCACGGGGTGCTATATTCCCCTGTCAGTTGGAACGTGCCGCCCAGAAGGGCCCTTCGCTCCACCCCGGCCTCAACGCCAAGACCCTCTCCCTTGCCGGAGAAGAAGCTGACCCCGCTAAGGACGGTCCATTCCGTGTCAATGTCGTAGCGGGAACGCAGGGCGTGGCGCAGCACTTCGCGGCCTATGCTCGGAGTTCCGTCGCTTGAACTGCTTCTGTCTATACGGGTGCGCTCTTCGGATGCAGCAAGGCGCCACGAAGGGGTTATCTGCTGGCTGTATTCCGTTTCCAGCGTATTGATGGAAACGTTTCCGGTCTGGGTTTCGGAGCGGAAATCAAAGCGTAACTGCGGGCAGCGGTCGCGATAGATGGTTTGGATGACTTCAGCCGCGTTTTCGTCCTCGGGGTTGGCGTCATATATCTCGCTGAATCGTTCAAGGGCTCCGTGCCAGTCGCCCGCATTGAGGCGCGCATAGGCATAATCCGCCTGAATGCCGGTATCCTCGGGGGTGCGTTCGAGAACGGCCTCCAGCCAAGGATAACTTGCTTCGTAGTTCCCGTTTTCCTCTGCCAGAAGCAGGTACAGCCGGGCTGTCTGCCTGAGGGCGTCAAGGCTGTCGGGACGTCGTTCTCTCCATGCCGCAAGCTCTTTTTCGGCTTCTTCCCAGCGTCTGCTTTCAATCAGGGTTTCAGTGTAGCTGGCAAGAATCTCTTCCTCCGGTCCGTACTTGGAGAGGAGTGTCCGGTACATGGCGTACGCCTGATCAAGGTCTCCCTGCCTGAAGGTGCT is drawn from Desulfovibrio mangrovi and contains these coding sequences:
- the pelF gene encoding GT4 family glycosyltransferase PelF translates to MTADVCFILEGSYPFVAGGVSSWVHNLIKGLPDLTFTALCILPSEKEQHPYKYELPDNFLPPKVLYIHDVEKPRRKLFKRFSKKHMEEIRSFHKAIGTLSHDDLKAIIDAFQNDRYPLWELMHGPKAWEFLVEQVQTNVPDAPFMNYFWTYRFTHLPMFKALGVDLPKARVYHSVSTGYAGLIGAVARITQARPLLLTEHGIYTKERKIEIAQSESLPQKEDERLRVQKDLGLYQQLWVKTFYALGRIAYRYSERVVTLYEGNRQIQLKDGADPWRTEVIPNGIDIDGFRHLKPADYPSETQETFTVGFVGRVVPIKDVKTFIRACKAVSLKMSNVQFWIMGPTEEDEAYYEECVDLVKVLQLEHAVSFLGRVNVREYYPKLDLVVLTSISEAQPLVVMEANCAGIPVVASDVGACRELLEGRVAEDRSLGLSGIVTRVANPAETANGIISILGDSRTRSRMTHAGRERIARFYSESALNARYDTLYRELMEHPDWSGPGGTGPSGKEESWRE
- a CDS encoding HEAT repeat domain-containing protein, whose protein sequence is MTPLSQPDLTNEHIRKRRQRTRAYTFLLVVCLVAMALEGAACFVLLESIPPTPRQWIFAAALHLASSALPLFYAYKPDSFPGAGWYLPKLTGLIALFLPVIGIVGMPLTIAITRRFVHSQGLAHDFDRDTLKLSAEDEVAIRRSMDDLLREELATQPIVDILLGGDEDLKRGAIMLLKRMKSPRAIRLLKESLSDVSTEVRFFAHTALSQLEEDAMERLEKAEELAASGDSRAIRDYAVTCRDYAHSGLPEASMKTYYLEEARKLFRQYLDKEKQDYATHIEIGKICIELKDHTAALNTFSFALDYPETHLEGRLGRCWVYYDMRDWQQLRREMYTMRVNKPDTRDSDEFNRALYVFWAQQDQPSKGPAGARA
- a CDS encoding tetratricopeptide repeat protein → MIPVRTPHILCLSAILLAVLFCTVHSRAEDADATSGRIWSVQTDSARNPAGAAAAVLRLREEGQTDAQLLLLYGTGNSLWYVVELTATPNLSAARQAAAAFLRSSGRTPLVRSLDATLRTSRIVSDEQLHDTTGLKISVPEQSIAEPPKPVISAIDTESAPPSAPGQDEETMATAPTIEQYEQTPPATVQEAAVRNEEAPLTPFTADSKQAELIIARSTFRQGDLDQAYAMYRTLLSKYGPEEEILASYTETLIESRRWEEAEKELAAWRERRPDSLDALRQTARLYLLLAEENGNYEASYPWLEAVLERTPEDTGIQADYAYARLNAGDWHGALERFSEIYDANPEDENAAEVIQTIYRDRCPQLRFDFRSETQTGNVSINTLETEYSQQITPSWRLAASEERTRIDRSSSSDGTPSIGREVLRHALRSRYDIDTEWTVLSGVSFFSGKGEGLGVEAGVERRALLGGTFQLTGEYSTPWLSTLDAVDREGTTDTYTARYEKALNDFWTMSASAGAQRYSLENNSGYSWQEREEFALTRSIRYLPDISASYIFTRTRQHYRQSDPADRPVDLVDKEDIHTLRLDMLHWYNEYIGLRTFGSAGYDVFRLSPVYNAGAGLRIRLGERADIDVGAEYSSDTGQAGGGEAKAITSSIIFRF
- a CDS encoding GAF domain-containing protein, coding for MAVTRLNPKAESGKGRLIYIVETLLGLMLITVLNVLLFKTDIGFMKVQPHPYWIVVILIAVRYGFFPGFFAGFMSGMLYLLFKTATIPDISLLELHSIELWGPPLLFWVTGMALGEIRQGHMRELDAVQTTLKESLQVADEQKRELQTLEQAKVEMDTRIFSQEHTLSTIYEAAQALRTLDADSIYMAILDLLRQYLDVEECSIYIMENNSFQLKASKRTTSPRPKGILGPETEPLYTVYKERKAVTIDAALRNESDNAGMLIAAPVLSSSGLEAVGVLVVERMPFLKFNPASIRMVELIADWCGASLENALLHRSTKEKLITDEIADVYNYKYLRRRLNEEFQRAKRYGLELSLIHLEIPGFTERIPEEQQATLIAFAAVVQSHLRNIDLVFLHEQPGAFVVVLPTTPLQGAKVVVNNIARAYQALVIMSFELEANLMALRVGTAAMTAATNDMDELLAAVTEDIHDAVIAA